A single Nicotiana tabacum cultivar K326 chromosome 5, ASM71507v2, whole genome shotgun sequence DNA region contains:
- the LOC142180781 gene encoding uncharacterized protein LOC142180781 produces the protein MWDKLEVTSEGTSKVKETHFNMLVHDYELFQMKEGESIEEIFARFSKIISDLKAFGKSYSSGDQVRKILRSLPTTWQAKVVALESQDLNKLSYDELRGDLIAFEKTHLKKTS, from the coding sequence ATGTGGGATAAACTGGAAGTTACTTCTGAAGGAACTAGCAAAGTGAAAGAAACTCACTTCAACATGTTGGTTCATGACTACGAACTCTTTCAGATGAAAGAGGGAGAATCCATTGAAGAAATATTTGCAAGATTCAGCAAAATTATTAGCGATCTAAAAGCTTTTGGTAAATCATACTCAAGTGGTGATCAAGTTCGGAAAATTCTGAGGAGCCTACCTACCACTTGGCAGGCAAAAGTAGTTGCACTCGAATCACAAGATCTAAACAAACTTTCATATGATGAGCTTCGAGGAGATCTTATAGCATTTGAGAAAACACACCTCAAGAAAACAAGctag